One region of Pseudomonas sp. B21-040 genomic DNA includes:
- a CDS encoding transposase, producing MMGQLSSGQERLFYSFNLEDHIPANHLLRSIDRCLDLSDLRHHLADFYSPIGRPSIDPELMIRMLIVGYCYGIRSERRLCEEAHLNLAYRWFCRLSLEDEVPNHSTFSKNRHGRFRDSDLFRWLFNEVLRRCMDAGLVKGEGFAVDASIIKADASRQRGVPGDEPINWSDPAFSTRAVREYLEALDEEALAETLPKRLSLTDPQARWTAAPGGPAFYAYSTNYLIDTEHGVIMDVEPTPAHRTAEVESTKTMIDRVEAQFDIKPDRLIGDTAYGTAPMLAWMVEEKDIEPHVPVWDKTERKNDSFSSNDFHWNEEAEEYRCPAGNVLRSEWRAFKNERSHVTKANTIIFRSRQTDCATCPMKAKCCPNTSFRKIARSVHEAARDVARRIAATPEYVRSRHERKKVEMLFAHLKRILKLDRLRLRGMSGATDEFTLAATVQNLRRLAKLTSQGPPVTG from the coding sequence ATGATGGGACAGTTATCGAGTGGGCAGGAGCGACTGTTTTACTCGTTCAACCTTGAAGATCACATCCCAGCCAATCACCTTCTGCGCAGCATTGATCGGTGTCTCGATCTGAGTGATTTGCGCCATCACCTCGCCGACTTCTACAGCCCGATTGGGCGCCCGTCGATTGATCCTGAATTGATGATCCGCATGCTGATCGTGGGTTATTGCTACGGCATTCGCTCAGAGCGCCGGTTGTGCGAAGAGGCCCATTTGAACCTGGCGTATCGCTGGTTCTGCCGGTTGAGCCTTGAAGATGAAGTCCCCAATCACTCGACCTTTTCCAAAAATCGACACGGCCGTTTTCGGGACAGCGATCTGTTTCGCTGGCTGTTCAACGAGGTGCTGCGTCGTTGCATGGACGCTGGGTTGGTCAAGGGCGAAGGCTTTGCCGTGGACGCCAGCATCATCAAGGCGGATGCCAGCCGGCAACGCGGCGTACCGGGCGATGAGCCGATCAACTGGAGCGATCCGGCCTTTAGCACCCGCGCTGTACGTGAGTATCTTGAGGCGCTCGATGAAGAGGCTTTGGCCGAAACGCTGCCGAAGCGCCTATCGCTGACTGATCCTCAAGCCCGCTGGACCGCAGCTCCAGGCGGCCCAGCGTTCTACGCTTACTCTACGAATTATCTGATCGATACCGAGCACGGCGTCATCATGGATGTGGAACCCACACCGGCTCATCGCACGGCTGAGGTCGAGAGTACAAAGACCATGATCGACCGGGTCGAAGCGCAGTTCGACATCAAGCCGGATCGCCTCATCGGCGATACCGCTTACGGTACAGCGCCGATGTTGGCCTGGATGGTGGAGGAAAAAGACATCGAGCCGCATGTGCCGGTATGGGACAAAACCGAGCGCAAGAACGACAGTTTTTCGAGTAACGATTTCCACTGGAATGAAGAGGCCGAGGAATACCGCTGCCCAGCTGGCAACGTATTACGCAGTGAATGGCGAGCCTTCAAGAACGAGCGTTCGCACGTCACCAAAGCCAACACCATCATCTTCCGCTCCAGACAGACCGACTGCGCGACGTGTCCGATGAAAGCCAAGTGCTGCCCGAACACGTCGTTTCGCAAGATCGCTCGCAGCGTTCATGAAGCCGCTCGTGATGTCGCTCGACGCATCGCAGCGACGCCGGAGTACGTGCGCTCTCGCCATGAACGTAAGAAGGTCGAAATGTTGTTTGCCCACCTCAAGCGCATCCTGAAATTGGATCGCTTGCGACTACGTGGCATGAGTGGCGCGACCGATGAGTTCACGCTGGCAGCCACAGTGCAGAACCTACGTCGGCTGGCCAAACTGACATCTCAAGGGCCACCAGTCACGGGATAG
- a CDS encoding BPSL0761 family protein, which yields MVHERTRSVVQTEAFLRDIVRDVTLPEKMRLRAEGLLRHYPAPSYIWLAGKLEEHRRVELTRLDEKFGPLPPVLGTWLAVEPMFCEDSNLC from the coding sequence ATGGTCCATGAACGTACCCGCAGCGTTGTCCAAACAGAAGCGTTTCTGCGTGATATCGTTAGAGACGTCACTTTACCTGAGAAGATGCGGCTTCGCGCCGAGGGACTTCTGCGCCACTACCCCGCGCCCAGTTACATTTGGCTCGCCGGCAAGCTAGAGGAGCATCGGAGGGTCGAGTTAACTCGGCTAGACGAAAAATTCGGACCGCTACCGCCGGTATTAGGAACTTGGTTGGCTGTAGAACCTATGTTCTGTGAGGACTCCAACTTATGTTGA
- a CDS encoding bifunctional diguanylate cyclase/phosphodiesterase has product MSNATPPAFVSAPSPATGSPLRGTLKGALATLVLLLLALLFWQLLDQLRETQKHQRQYTIDYTADLAAQVSLNMALNAQIALNLLPIVEQPQSADEQRALLRKLQQSLPELRSLALLSPSGKILNDSADDSQDADYLSELVRRSHAQAHYFSNADDGSVVHLLLHQASGSSRGYWALRLTPTFLSTLTKQSEAGIRPLWLVENRINRQIISRDDAVPSSTPAVLTPDELASSVLTVPLSSSDWQMRGLFDRQRVLEELLPAFIGKCLLGLAFSLLPFIALLNMRRRQRQLNEGRRRYQDIFEGTGVALCVLDVSGLKGAFDKAQLQSNEQLQAWLERPEQRRQLLQELRITEVNQVALQLLNVNACGQAWNLLIDGNAQNGTAIGNQVLEAVFNQQRQLELEIKLQGANDRDQHLWLVLRLPVDQNDYKAVILSITDITSRKLIELSLLEREGFWSDVVRTVPDHLYVQDVISQRMIFSNHHLGQTLGYDPTELHQMGEYFWEILLHPEDADFYHRSRQIQRQAGYSQLMQCQLRFRHRDGKWRRFEIREQALARDKHNQVTRIIGVAKDITDQIEASESLRDSEQRYRMLAESISDVIFSTDSKLSLNYVSPSVQAVLGYDAEWIFQNGWQSIVANPQQLTGIFHLMDRVSKALDKPEQLALLRSQVQTQLFLFDCLRADGRKIPIELRLVLVWDEHGAFEGVLGVGRDISQQRRAEKDLRMAATVFEHSTSAILITDPAGYIVQANEAFSRVSGYAVEQVLDQLPNMLTVDEQQDAHLRYVLKQLHQNSTWEGEVWLKRRNGEHYPAWVGITAVLDDEGDLASYVCFFSDISERKASEQRIHRLAYYDALTHLPNRTLFQDRLHTALQSADRQKSWVVLMFLDLDRFKPINDSLGHAAGDRMLKEMATRLLGCVDDDDTVARMGGDEFTLLLQPRVNREIALNRAIHVAEQILASLVKPFVLEGREFFVTASIGIALSPQDGNELSQLMKNADTAMYHAKERGKNNFQFYQADMNASALERLELESDLRHALEQNEFVLYYQPQFSGDGKRLTGAEALLRWSHPRRGLVPPGDFIPVLEELGLVVDVGDWVIGEACRQLKTWHQTKVRVPKVSVNISARQFSDGQLGTRIATILKETGLPPACLELELTESILMREVSEAMQILAGLKNLGLSIAVDDFGTGYSSLNYLKQFPIDVLKIDRTFVDGLPSGEQDAQIARAIIAMAHSLNLAVIAEGVETQEQLDFLREHGCDEVQGYLFGRPMPPSRFEAQFSNDALFMLD; this is encoded by the coding sequence TTGTCTAATGCCACTCCGCCAGCTTTCGTGAGCGCTCCCAGTCCTGCGACCGGCTCGCCCCTGCGTGGAACCCTGAAAGGCGCGCTGGCGACACTTGTTCTGTTGCTGCTCGCCCTGCTGTTCTGGCAGTTGCTGGATCAACTTCGCGAAACCCAGAAACACCAGCGCCAATACACCATCGATTACACCGCCGACCTGGCTGCGCAAGTCAGCCTGAACATGGCGCTCAACGCGCAAATCGCCCTCAACCTGCTACCGATCGTCGAACAACCGCAAAGCGCCGACGAACAGCGGGCGTTACTGCGCAAGCTGCAACAGTCATTACCGGAACTACGCAGCCTGGCGTTGCTCAGCCCCTCCGGGAAAATCCTCAACGACAGCGCCGATGACAGTCAGGACGCCGACTACCTGAGTGAACTGGTCCGGCGCAGTCATGCCCAGGCCCACTACTTCAGCAACGCCGATGACGGTTCGGTGGTGCATCTACTGCTGCATCAAGCCAGCGGCAGCTCCCGAGGCTATTGGGCCCTGCGCCTGACACCGACCTTTTTATCGACGCTGACCAAACAGAGCGAGGCCGGCATCCGTCCGCTGTGGCTGGTGGAAAACCGCATTAATCGCCAGATCATCAGCCGCGATGATGCCGTGCCCTCCAGCACGCCAGCCGTGCTGACGCCGGATGAATTGGCCAGCAGTGTGCTGACCGTGCCGTTGAGCAGCAGCGACTGGCAAATGCGCGGGTTGTTCGATCGGCAACGGGTGCTCGAAGAGCTGCTGCCGGCGTTCATTGGCAAATGCCTGCTGGGCCTGGCGTTTTCGCTGCTACCGTTCATTGCGCTGCTGAACATGCGCCGCCGCCAACGCCAGTTGAATGAGGGGCGTCGACGCTACCAGGACATTTTCGAAGGCACCGGCGTTGCACTCTGTGTACTCGACGTATCGGGGCTCAAGGGCGCTTTCGACAAGGCGCAGTTGCAGAGCAACGAACAATTGCAGGCCTGGCTTGAGCGCCCGGAACAACGCCGGCAACTGCTTCAGGAGTTGCGCATCACCGAGGTCAACCAGGTTGCCCTGCAACTGCTCAACGTCAACGCTTGCGGGCAGGCCTGGAACCTGTTGATCGACGGCAATGCACAGAACGGCACGGCCATTGGCAATCAAGTGCTCGAAGCGGTGTTTAACCAGCAGCGACAGCTTGAGCTGGAAATCAAACTGCAGGGTGCCAACGACCGCGATCAGCACTTGTGGCTGGTCCTGCGCCTGCCGGTCGATCAGAACGACTATAAAGCGGTGATCCTGAGCATTACCGACATCACCAGCCGCAAGCTGATCGAGCTGTCACTGCTGGAACGCGAAGGGTTCTGGTCCGATGTGGTGCGCACCGTGCCGGATCACCTGTACGTGCAGGACGTAATCAGCCAGCGGATGATTTTCAGCAACCACCACCTCGGCCAGACCCTCGGATACGACCCTACCGAACTGCATCAGATGGGTGAGTATTTCTGGGAAATCCTGCTGCACCCCGAGGATGCCGATTTCTACCATCGCTCGCGCCAGATCCAGCGTCAGGCGGGTTACAGCCAATTGATGCAGTGCCAACTGCGCTTCCGTCATCGTGATGGCAAATGGCGGCGGTTCGAGATTCGTGAACAGGCCCTGGCACGGGACAAGCACAATCAGGTCACGCGCATCATCGGGGTGGCGAAGGACATCACCGATCAGATCGAAGCCAGTGAATCGTTGCGCGACAGCGAACAGCGTTACCGGATGCTCGCCGAAAGCATCAGCGACGTGATTTTCTCCACCGACAGCAAACTGTCGCTCAACTACGTCAGCCCCTCGGTGCAAGCCGTGCTGGGTTATGACGCAGAGTGGATCTTCCAGAACGGCTGGCAATCGATCGTCGCCAACCCGCAACAATTGACCGGCATCTTCCACCTGATGGACCGGGTCAGCAAAGCGCTGGATAAACCCGAGCAACTGGCGCTGTTGCGCAGCCAGGTGCAGACCCAACTGTTCCTGTTCGATTGCCTGCGCGCCGATGGCCGCAAGATTCCCATCGAGTTGCGACTGGTGCTGGTCTGGGACGAACACGGCGCGTTTGAAGGCGTGCTGGGGGTCGGTCGTGACATCAGCCAGCAACGCCGCGCCGAGAAAGACCTGCGCATGGCGGCCACGGTATTTGAACACTCGACCTCGGCGATTCTGATCACCGACCCGGCCGGTTACATCGTTCAGGCCAACGAAGCGTTCAGTCGCGTCAGCGGCTATGCCGTGGAACAAGTGCTCGACCAGTTACCGAACATGCTGACTGTCGACGAGCAGCAGGACGCTCATCTGCGCTACGTGCTCAAGCAACTGCATCAGAACAGTACGTGGGAAGGCGAAGTCTGGCTCAAGCGCCGCAACGGCGAACACTACCCGGCCTGGGTCGGAATCACGGCGGTGCTGGACGACGAAGGCGACCTGGCCAGTTATGTGTGCTTCTTCAGCGACATCAGCGAGCGCAAGGCCAGTGAACAGCGGATTCACCGCCTCGCCTACTACGACGCCCTGACTCATCTTCCCAACCGCACGCTGTTCCAGGATCGCCTGCACACGGCGCTGCAATCGGCGGACCGGCAGAAGTCATGGGTGGTGCTGATGTTCCTCGACCTCGACCGTTTCAAGCCGATCAACGATTCCCTCGGCCACGCCGCCGGCGACCGCATGCTCAAGGAAATGGCCACGCGCCTGCTCGGCTGCGTCGATGATGACGACACCGTGGCCCGCATGGGTGGCGACGAATTCACCTTGCTGCTGCAACCCCGGGTCAACCGCGAAATCGCGCTGAACCGGGCGATCCACGTGGCGGAACAGATTCTGGCCAGCCTGGTGAAACCCTTTGTACTGGAGGGCCGCGAGTTCTTCGTCACGGCCAGTATCGGCATCGCCCTGAGCCCGCAGGACGGCAATGAACTTAGCCAATTGATGAAAAATGCCGACACGGCGATGTACCACGCCAAGGAACGCGGCAAGAACAACTTCCAGTTTTATCAGGCGGACATGAACGCCAGCGCACTGGAACGCCTGGAGCTGGAAAGTGATCTGCGACACGCCCTGGAACAGAACGAATTCGTGCTGTATTACCAGCCGCAATTCAGCGGCGACGGCAAACGCTTGACCGGTGCCGAAGCCCTGTTGCGCTGGAGTCATCCACGACGCGGGCTGGTGCCGCCGGGGGATTTCATTCCGGTGCTCGAAGAGCTCGGCCTGGTGGTGGATGTCGGCGACTGGGTCATCGGCGAAGCGTGCCGCCAGCTCAAGACCTGGCACCAGACGAAAGTCCGCGTGCCAAAAGTATCGGTGAACATCTCGGCGCGGCAGTTCTCCGACGGCCAGTTGGGCACGCGGATCGCCACCATCCTCAAGGAAACCGGCCTGCCGCCGGCGTGCCTGGAGCTGGAGCTGACCGAAAGTATCCTGATGCGCGAAGTCAGCGAGGCGATGCAGATTCTCGCCGGGTTGAAAAACCTAGGTCTGAGCATTGCGGTCGATGACTTCGGCACCGGCTACTCATCGCTCAACTATCTCAAGCAGTTCCCGATCGACGTTCTGAAAATCGACCGCACGTTTGTCGATGGCCTGCCGTCCGGTGAACAGGATGCGCAAATTGCCCGGGCGATCATCGCCATGGCACACAGCCTGAACCTGGCGGTGATCGCCGAGGGCGTGGAAACCCAAGAGCAACTCGACTTCCTGCGCGAGCATGGTTGCGATGAGGTTCAGGGCTATCTGTTCGGCCGGCCGATGCCACCCAGCCGCTTTGAAGCACAGTTCAGCAATGATGCCCTCTTCATGCTCGACTGA
- a CDS encoding helix-turn-helix domain-containing protein — MEHREALGQVLREIRVASGLNREDCASAVSRDYLASVERGTQSISVEKLRSLCGCFGIKPSLVIFAAEARSAGVNLQEYQTGFDRQFKEYILAGKLRSEPDYAASKGVRGKRTETNRKAIQSLQSQGFTKAEIARKLGVGSTTVDRHWGSGNDDV; from the coding sequence ATGGAACATCGAGAAGCTCTCGGGCAGGTTTTGAGAGAGATTCGGGTCGCGTCCGGGCTCAACAGAGAAGACTGCGCGTCTGCGGTGAGCCGCGATTATCTTGCTAGTGTTGAACGCGGGACACAGAGCATCTCCGTAGAGAAGCTCAGATCTCTGTGCGGGTGCTTTGGCATCAAACCCAGCTTGGTGATTTTTGCGGCAGAAGCCCGCTCCGCTGGAGTGAATCTGCAGGAGTATCAAACAGGCTTTGACCGCCAGTTCAAGGAATATATCTTGGCGGGAAAATTGCGGAGCGAGCCTGACTATGCGGCCAGCAAAGGGGTGCGAGGTAAGCGGACCGAAACCAACCGGAAAGCCATTCAGTCCTTGCAATCCCAAGGATTCACAAAGGCGGAAATCGCCCGCAAACTTGGGGTTGGATCAACCACAGTCGACCGACACTGGGGCAGCGGCAATGATGATGTTTGA
- the glyA gene encoding serine hydroxymethyltransferase has protein sequence MFSRDLTIAKYDADLFAAMEQEAQRQEEHIELIASENYTSPAVMEAQGSVLTNKYAEGYPGKRYYGGCEYVDVVEQLAIDRAKELFGADYANVQPHAGSQANSAVYLALLQAGDTILGMSLAHGGHLTHGASVSSSGKLYNAIQYGIDANGLIDYDEVERLAVEHKPKMIVAGFSAYSQILDFPRFRAIADKVGAYLFVDMAHVAGLVAAGVYPNPVPFADVVTTTTHKTLRGPRGGLILARANADIEKKLNSAVFPGAQGGPLEHVIAAKAICFKEALQPEFKTYQQQVVKNAKAMAGVFIERGFDVVSGGTENHLFLLSLIKQEISGKDADAALGKAFITVNKNSVPNDPRSPFVTSGLRFGTPAVTTRGFKEAECKELAGWICDILADLNNEAVIDAVREKVKAICKKLPVYGA, from the coding sequence ATGTTCAGCCGTGATTTGACTATTGCCAAGTACGACGCCGATCTTTTTGCCGCCATGGAGCAAGAAGCTCAGCGCCAGGAAGAACACATCGAGCTGATCGCTTCGGAAAACTACACCAGCCCAGCGGTGATGGAGGCTCAAGGCTCGGTTCTGACCAACAAGTACGCCGAAGGCTACCCGGGCAAGCGCTACTACGGTGGTTGCGAGTACGTCGACGTCGTTGAGCAGTTGGCCATCGACCGTGCAAAAGAACTGTTCGGCGCCGATTACGCCAACGTTCAGCCACACGCCGGTTCGCAAGCCAACAGCGCGGTTTACCTGGCACTGCTGCAAGCCGGCGACACCATCCTGGGCATGAGCCTGGCCCACGGTGGTCACCTGACCCACGGCGCCAGCGTTTCGTCCTCCGGCAAGCTGTACAACGCCATCCAGTACGGCATCGACGCCAACGGCCTGATCGACTACGACGAAGTCGAGCGCCTGGCAGTTGAGCACAAGCCGAAAATGATCGTGGCCGGTTTCTCTGCTTACTCGCAGATCCTCGACTTCCCGCGCTTCCGTGCAATCGCCGACAAGGTTGGCGCCTACTTGTTCGTCGACATGGCCCACGTGGCCGGTCTGGTCGCCGCTGGCGTCTACCCGAACCCGGTGCCATTCGCTGACGTCGTGACCACCACCACGCACAAGACCCTGCGCGGTCCACGTGGCGGCCTGATCCTGGCTCGCGCCAATGCCGACATCGAGAAGAAGCTGAACTCCGCGGTATTCCCGGGCGCCCAGGGTGGCCCGCTGGAGCACGTGATCGCCGCTAAAGCGATCTGCTTCAAGGAAGCACTGCAGCCTGAGTTCAAGACCTACCAGCAACAAGTGGTGAAAAACGCCAAGGCCATGGCCGGCGTGTTCATCGAACGCGGTTTCGACGTCGTTTCCGGCGGTACTGAAAACCACCTGTTCCTGCTGTCACTGATCAAGCAGGAAATCTCCGGTAAAGACGCCGACGCCGCTCTGGGCAAAGCATTCATTACCGTGAACAAGAACTCCGTACCAAATGATCCACGCTCCCCGTTCGTCACCTCCGGCCTGCGCTTCGGCACTCCGGCTGTGACCACTCGCGGCTTCAAGGAAGCCGAGTGCAAGGAACTGGCCGGCTGGATCTGCGACATCCTGGCT